The genomic segment CGACGCTTGTCCGCGTGGAGAAGATCAACAAATAAGGAGTCTCGCCGATGAAGTGGGGGATGGTGATCGATCTGCAGAAATGCACCGGCTGCGGGGAATGCGCGGCCGCCTGCAAGCGGGAAAACAACGTGGCCATCGTGGCGCCCAAGGAATCGGAGATGGGGCGAACCATGCTCTGGATGGACATGCTCACCATCTACGAGGGGGAGTATCCCCGCCTCCGGGTACGGCAGATCCCCAGGCCTTGCATGCATTGCGACCACCCCCCCTGCACCAAAGTCTGCCCGGTGCGCGCCACGTATATCAATGAGGAAGGGATCGTGGCGCAGATCTATCCCCAGTGCATCGGGTGCCGCTACTG from the Candidatus Deferrimicrobiaceae bacterium genome contains:
- a CDS encoding 4Fe-4S dicluster domain-containing protein yields the protein MKWGMVIDLQKCTGCGECAAACKRENNVAIVAPKESEMGRTMLWMDMLTIYEGEYPRLRVRQIPRPCMHCDHPPCTKVCPVRATYINEEGIVAQIYPQCIGCRYCMAACPYTVKSFNWYKPEWPPGMAQTTNPDVSVRPAGVVEKCTFCIHRLQIAREQAKI